Proteins from a genomic interval of Meiothermus sp.:
- a CDS encoding IS5 family transposase, whose product MNRRTYPSDVSDEEWALVLPYLTLAPLEAPQRKYDLREVFNALRWMVRTGAQWDYLPHDFPPPHIVQAQAYRWMNRGVFEDLVHDLRMTLRMLQGKAAHPSAAIYDARTLQSTPQSGGRAGYDGHKRRKGSKVHLAVDTLGHLLALVVTAASEQERAQVGALSQRLQEVTGAQVAVAFVDQGYTGEEAAQAAEAEGIALCVVKVEGARRGFVLLPKRWVVERSFAWTSRFRRLARDYERLAETLRGWHWLAFSVLMTAKTVELLRMTN is encoded by the coding sequence ATGAACCGTCGTACCTACCCATCGGACGTCAGTGATGAGGAATGGGCCCTGGTGCTGCCCTATTTGACCCTCGCTCCGCTAGAGGCTCCCCAGCGCAAGTATGACCTGCGCGAAGTGTTCAACGCCCTGCGTTGGATGGTCCGAACCGGTGCTCAATGGGACTACCTCCCCCACGACTTCCCACCCCCCCATATCGTTCAGGCGCAAGCCTACCGCTGGATGAACCGGGGGGTCTTCGAAGACCTGGTACATGATCTGCGCATGACCCTGCGAATGCTCCAGGGCAAAGCCGCCCACCCCAGTGCTGCCATCTACGACGCTCGCACCCTGCAGTCCACCCCGCAAAGTGGGGGGCGGGCCGGGTATGACGGGCACAAGCGACGCAAGGGGAGCAAGGTTCACCTGGCGGTGGATACGTTGGGCCATCTGCTGGCTTTGGTGGTGACGGCGGCCAGCGAACAGGAACGGGCCCAGGTGGGGGCACTGAGCCAACGGCTACAGGAAGTTACTGGGGCGCAGGTGGCCGTGGCCTTTGTGGATCAGGGTTACACCGGAGAAGAGGCAGCACAAGCGGCGGAGGCGGAAGGAATCGCCCTGTGTGTGGTCAAGGTGGAGGGTGCTAGACGAGGATTCGTCCTGCTGCCGAAGCGTTGGGTGGTGGAACGTTCGTTTGCCTGGACATCCCGGTTTCGCAGGCTGGCGCGCGACTATGAGCGGCTGGCTGAGACCTTGCGAGGCTGGCACTGGTTGGCCTTCTCAGTTCTGATGACGGCAAAAACTGTGGAGCTTTTACGGATGACTAATTAG
- a CDS encoding adenosylcobinamide-GDP ribazoletransferase — protein MRPFWLAVGFLTTFPVPNLGEVKDGEMKAASAFYPLAGYLIGGVLALVAWLTTALPDGLQGAILLAVWLACTGMLHLDGLLDSADALLSMKPPAERLRILGDVHMGSFAFGVGFVVLLLKWQLLASSPSPWLLLCLPALVRFALLLPMNLFPAARKEGLGARSREGRVFLAFVFALPAIYFFPWVALAVVVAMLLLASWAARRLGGGLSGDVYGALVELGEVAGLLVGVWWIKYEM, from the coding sequence GTGCGCCCTTTCTGGCTGGCTGTAGGCTTTCTAACCACGTTTCCCGTGCCCAACCTGGGCGAGGTCAAAGACGGCGAAATGAAGGCCGCCTCGGCTTTCTACCCCCTGGCGGGCTACCTGATTGGCGGGGTGCTGGCGCTGGTGGCGTGGCTGACCACTGCCCTACCCGACGGCTTGCAAGGGGCCATCCTGCTGGCGGTCTGGCTGGCCTGCACCGGCATGCTCCACCTGGACGGCCTGCTGGACTCCGCCGACGCCCTGCTCTCCATGAAGCCCCCCGCCGAGCGCCTGCGCATCCTGGGCGATGTGCACATGGGCAGCTTTGCCTTTGGGGTGGGGTTTGTGGTGCTGCTCCTGAAATGGCAGTTGCTGGCCTCGAGCCCCTCGCCCTGGCTGCTTTTGTGCCTGCCCGCCCTGGTGCGCTTTGCTTTGCTCCTGCCCATGAACCTCTTTCCGGCGGCCCGCAAGGAGGGCCTGGGGGCCCGCAGCCGTGAGGGGCGAGTCTTCCTGGCTTTTGTGTTTGCCCTGCCAGCCATCTACTTCTTCCCCTGGGTTGCGCTGGCCGTGGTTGTGGCGATGCTACTGCTGGCCTCCTGGGCTGCCAGAAGGCTGGGCGGTGGGCTTTCCGGCGATGTGTACGGGGCGCTGGTGGAGCTGGGGGAGGTGGCGGGGTTGCTGGTGGGTGTGTGGTGGATTAAGTACGAAATGTAA
- a CDS encoding DUF5522 domain-containing protein has protein sequence MARAELKENVDYYIENGLYVFTEVYHRKRGYCCGSKCRHCPYPKEIQAQTVQLRLEGRPIKTKEDFEARFGVVLVQP, from the coding sequence ATGGCCAGAGCAGAACTCAAAGAAAACGTGGATTATTATATCGAAAACGGTCTCTACGTTTTCACCGAGGTCTATCACCGCAAGCGCGGCTATTGTTGTGGCTCCAAGTGCCGCCACTGTCCTTACCCTAAAGAAATTCAGGCCCAGACCGTGCAACTGCGGCTCGAGGGCCGTCCCATCAAGACCAAAGAAGACTTCGAGGCGCGCTTTGGGGTGGTTCTGGTACAACCTTAA
- a CDS encoding CBS domain-containing protein, which yields MTSTVRQLLQAKGNMVHAISPEATVFEALERMAAYDVGALMVMQGDQLVGVFSERDYARKIVLMGRISKDTRVGEVMTDDLITVTPDATVADCMNLMTGNRVRHLPVLEGGRLVGVVSIGDVVKAIMTQQEFMIAELESYITGSR from the coding sequence ATGACCAGCACGGTACGGCAGTTGCTACAGGCCAAGGGCAATATGGTACACGCCATCTCGCCGGAGGCCACCGTCTTTGAGGCCCTCGAGCGCATGGCCGCCTACGATGTGGGGGCCCTCATGGTGATGCAAGGCGACCAACTGGTGGGTGTTTTCTCCGAGCGCGATTATGCCCGCAAGATTGTCCTGATGGGTCGCATTTCTAAAGACACCCGGGTGGGGGAGGTCATGACCGACGACCTCATCACTGTTACCCCCGACGCTACTGTAGCCGACTGCATGAACCTTATGACCGGCAACCGGGTACGCCACCTGCCGGTGCTCGAGGGGGGCAGGCTGGTGGGGGTGGTCTCGATTGGGGACGTGGTAAAGGCCATCATGACCCAGCAGGAGTTCATGATTGCCGAGCTGGAAAGCTACATCACGGGCTCGCGCTAA
- a CDS encoding MFS transporter: MLPFLLSWLHATNDLFGAFLTPLLPKLQTAFGVSYGAVSLLVALQSLTGSLLQPLAGLVADRYDRRLLAALGPLLMALGGGLLGFFPNLWVAGVVLALSGLGSALFHSAGAALVGQYADPARRGFWMSFFGTGGYIGISLGPIVSLAAVNQGGLQTLAWFIPVALVPAFLLLRQAPPTRLQTRPSSFADLQRVFRGHVARLWAVSTLRSIVFMSFSTTIPFWFHQRGISDAQVALTLSVYSISATVGAFLGGTLSDRLGRRNVLVGTMIFAIPLYIALLVVPPENWFYVGLLAITGALMNAGVPVAVTMAQEHEPRQMATVSGLLMGFTWGFAGLLYGVVGPIIERFGVLESLSVLGLLLVPALTLSLAVREAQPQPRAA; encoded by the coding sequence GTGCTGCCGTTTCTGCTCTCCTGGCTTCATGCCACCAACGATCTATTCGGTGCATTTCTGACCCCTCTGCTGCCCAAGCTCCAGACCGCATTTGGTGTGAGTTACGGCGCGGTGTCGTTGCTGGTTGCTTTGCAGTCTCTGACCGGCAGTTTGTTGCAACCCCTGGCTGGGCTGGTGGCCGACCGGTACGACCGCCGGCTTCTGGCCGCGTTGGGCCCTTTGTTGATGGCCCTGGGGGGTGGTCTGCTGGGCTTCTTCCCCAACCTCTGGGTGGCGGGGGTGGTTCTGGCCCTGTCGGGGCTGGGCTCGGCCCTGTTTCACTCGGCGGGGGCGGCGTTGGTGGGGCAGTACGCCGACCCTGCCCGACGTGGCTTCTGGATGAGCTTTTTTGGTACGGGGGGCTACATCGGCATCTCGCTGGGGCCTATCGTCTCGCTCGCGGCCGTCAACCAAGGGGGACTGCAAACCCTGGCCTGGTTCATTCCCGTGGCCCTGGTTCCGGCTTTTTTGCTGTTGCGCCAGGCGCCACCCACCCGGCTACAGACCAGACCCTCTTCCTTTGCGGATTTGCAGCGGGTTTTTCGTGGGCATGTGGCTCGCTTGTGGGCCGTCTCGACCCTGCGTAGCATCGTGTTTATGAGCTTTTCCACCACCATTCCGTTCTGGTTTCATCAGCGCGGTATCTCCGATGCCCAGGTGGCCCTCACGCTGTCGGTCTACAGCATTTCGGCCACCGTCGGGGCCTTTTTGGGCGGAACCCTGTCGGATCGGCTGGGGCGGCGTAACGTGCTGGTGGGAACCATGATCTTTGCTATTCCGCTTTACATTGCCTTGCTGGTGGTTCCGCCAGAAAACTGGTTTTACGTGGGGCTGCTGGCCATCACTGGGGCGCTGATGAATGCGGGCGTGCCGGTGGCGGTTACGATGGCCCAGGAGCACGAGCCACGCCAGATGGCCACGGTCTCGGGGCTTTTGATGGGCTTTACCTGGGGATTTGCCGGGCTTCTGTATGGGGTGGTGGGGCCGATTATCGAGCGGTTTGGGGTGCTCGAGAGCCTGAGCGTGCTGGGCCTGCTGCTGGTGCCGGCCCTGACCCTATCCCTGGCGGTGCGTGAGGCCCAGCCCCAGCCTCGAGCCGCCTAG
- a CDS encoding SIS domain-containing protein, whose protein sequence is MRDLDAQETYLADRLGLAFDLRDLVGSGPVPQARYAPPYGVVGFGEGWWAAQLARDFAQELTATGTQFVLEGGYDFGGAAGAGLYASVSGAEIVRLGFRENLEVEVLAHPLSTYRYLRFLLLATGQQAELARIDRALLRERDRLRPEVSLSKNPAKFMAYSLLERTPMWVVPDRYPGLGQALQQTFSRIGKSLSFTPPPSALEFFVTALEARHEQGDPIAAVLMGDDERRSYAQEILENRVDTLIELPEPEAEGTLAKALCYWYRVAWASYYLALLYGVEPGDWEVLDNLRQAT, encoded by the coding sequence ATGCGCGACCTCGACGCCCAAGAAACCTACCTGGCTGATCGTCTGGGCCTGGCCTTCGACCTGCGCGACCTGGTGGGCAGTGGGCCGGTTCCCCAGGCTAGGTACGCCCCGCCCTATGGGGTGGTGGGGTTTGGCGAGGGCTGGTGGGCGGCGCAACTGGCGCGCGACTTTGCCCAGGAGCTTACCGCCACCGGTACGCAGTTTGTGCTGGAGGGGGGCTACGACTTTGGCGGTGCGGCCGGGGCAGGGCTCTACGCATCGGTCAGCGGTGCGGAGATTGTTCGACTGGGCTTTAGGGAGAACCTCGAGGTCGAAGTTCTGGCCCACCCCCTATCCACCTACCGCTACCTGCGCTTTTTGCTCCTGGCCACAGGCCAGCAAGCCGAGCTGGCCCGCATAGACCGGGCTTTGCTAAGGGAGCGCGACCGCTTACGCCCCGAGGTAAGTCTGAGCAAAAATCCGGCCAAGTTCATGGCCTACTCGCTTTTGGAGCGCACCCCCATGTGGGTGGTGCCCGACCGCTATCCAGGTTTGGGCCAGGCCCTGCAACAAACCTTCAGCCGCATCGGCAAAAGCCTCTCCTTCACTCCCCCACCGTCGGCCCTGGAGTTCTTTGTGACGGCGCTGGAGGCTCGCCACGAGCAGGGCGATCCCATTGCCGCCGTGCTGATGGGCGACGACGAGCGCCGAAGCTACGCCCAGGAGATCCTGGAAAACCGGGTGGATACCCTCATCGAACTCCCCGAGCCCGAGGCCGAAGGCACCCTGGCCAAAGCCCTGTGCTACTGGTACCGGGTGGCCTGGGCCAGCTACTACCTGGCCTTGCTGTACGGGGTAGAGCCGGGCGACTGGGAAGTGCTGGACAACCTGAGGCAGGCCACGTAA
- a CDS encoding MFS transporter, whose product MSPWSVLAAAMTAGTAVSLIGQAYPTLAPYIRTDLGLSLAAVGLLNTYIYLGTMLGSLPSGWLTDKLGSRTVMVAGALAGAGLAITIALVAKSQWMFIPFLFLVGLVVASATPAGSQAVAQSFPPERRGLVIGLRQMAVPLGGALAAALLPAVAHLTNWRWASVVTAIIAVLAALIAVRLYHEQPPRKPLPKSTFPGLGQVLRERNILLAATAGVTLPTGQFVMITYLILFLKERYGVPELTGAALLTAAQFAGAFSRVFWSWLSDRMGGQRKPLLVMMVGLAGICALVLAWLPPGTPLLLKALIVVLYGATALGWQGLHFSLLTELSPPGWEGRVVGFGLVFTSIGIASAPPLFGLLVDFSNNYALGWIAQAAVFGIGALLLSSIVEKPHG is encoded by the coding sequence ATGTCGCCCTGGTCCGTCCTCGCCGCTGCCATGACCGCCGGAACCGCCGTCTCGCTCATCGGACAGGCCTACCCTACCCTGGCCCCCTACATCCGTACCGACCTGGGGCTTTCGCTGGCCGCCGTGGGTCTGCTCAATACCTACATCTACCTCGGCACCATGCTGGGCTCGCTGCCCTCGGGCTGGCTCACCGACAAGCTGGGTAGCCGCACGGTGATGGTTGCTGGCGCCCTGGCGGGCGCCGGTTTAGCAATTACCATTGCACTCGTTGCCAAGTCCCAGTGGATGTTTATTCCATTTTTGTTTCTGGTGGGGCTGGTGGTGGCCTCGGCCACACCCGCCGGCTCGCAAGCGGTCGCCCAGTCGTTCCCGCCCGAACGGCGCGGCCTGGTGATTGGGCTGCGCCAGATGGCGGTGCCCTTAGGGGGTGCGCTGGCGGCCGCCCTTTTACCTGCGGTAGCCCACCTCACCAACTGGCGCTGGGCTTCGGTGGTCACAGCCATAATTGCTGTACTGGCCGCCCTCATCGCAGTCCGGCTCTACCACGAACAACCGCCCCGGAAACCCCTGCCCAAAAGCACCTTTCCAGGGCTGGGGCAGGTGCTGCGTGAGCGCAATATCCTGCTGGCCGCTACCGCCGGTGTGACCCTGCCCACCGGGCAGTTTGTAATGATTACGTACCTGATTCTGTTCCTCAAAGAACGTTATGGGGTTCCCGAGCTGACCGGGGCCGCCCTACTCACCGCAGCCCAGTTCGCCGGTGCTTTTAGTCGGGTATTCTGGTCGTGGCTTTCAGACAGGATGGGGGGCCAGCGCAAACCCTTGCTGGTCATGATGGTGGGGCTGGCCGGGATCTGTGCCTTGGTGCTGGCCTGGCTTCCCCCCGGCACACCCCTGCTGCTCAAAGCCCTGATTGTGGTGCTGTACGGGGCCACTGCGCTCGGCTGGCAAGGGCTGCATTTTTCGCTGCTAACCGAACTTTCGCCACCTGGTTGGGAGGGTCGGGTGGTAGGGTTTGGGCTGGTTTTTACCTCGATTGGGATTGCCTCCGCCCCCCCTCTGTTTGGTTTGCTGGTAGATTTCAGCAACAACTACGCCCTGGGCTGGATTGCCCAGGCCGCCGTTTTTGGCATTGGGGCCCTGCTGCTCTCCAGTATTGTGGAGAAGCCCCACGGTTGA
- the purD gene encoding phosphoribosylamine--glycine ligase, protein MKVLVVGSGGREHAICWKVAQSPLVRELYAAPGNPGMAELAECIPWDGDVQWLAEWALREGIELTLVGPEGPLVEGIADAFMSRGLKIFGPTQKAAMIEGSKAFAKGLMERFGIPTAKHRSFSDVIDALAYLEAVGAPIVVKDSGLAAGKGVTVATSLQQAKQAVTNILSGPERAEIVIEEFLSGSEVTVLAVTDGVTIKPLLPSQDHKRLLDGDTGPMTGGMGAICPYPLAPGLMTEIVERVLKPLVDGLRAEGIVYKGVIYAGLMLTDDGPKVLEFNARFGDPECQAILPLLETDLVELALAVVEGRLHELEIRWRAQASACVVMAAPGYPDDPHKGLPLSLPQLPPEQVLYFQAGTRRGPQGLVTNGGRVLNVVGLGRDLREAIERAYAGVAAVKFERAIYRRDIGRKVI, encoded by the coding sequence GTGAAAGTGTTGGTTGTGGGTTCGGGTGGGCGGGAACACGCGATTTGCTGGAAGGTGGCGCAGTCGCCGCTGGTGCGCGAGCTGTACGCCGCGCCGGGCAACCCCGGCATGGCCGAGCTGGCCGAGTGTATTCCCTGGGATGGCGACGTGCAGTGGCTGGCCGAATGGGCTCTTCGGGAGGGCATCGAGCTGACCCTGGTGGGGCCGGAGGGGCCGCTGGTGGAAGGGATTGCCGATGCCTTTATGTCCAGGGGGCTCAAAATTTTTGGGCCGACCCAGAAGGCCGCCATGATTGAAGGCTCCAAGGCCTTTGCCAAGGGGCTGATGGAGCGTTTCGGTATCCCCACCGCCAAACACCGCAGTTTTAGCGATGTCATTGATGCCCTGGCCTACCTCGAGGCCGTAGGGGCGCCCATTGTGGTCAAGGACTCGGGCCTGGCAGCCGGTAAGGGGGTGACGGTGGCAACCAGCCTGCAGCAGGCCAAGCAGGCCGTGACCAACATCCTCTCGGGGCCCGAGCGGGCCGAGATCGTCATCGAGGAGTTTTTGAGCGGCTCCGAGGTCACCGTGTTGGCCGTGACTGACGGCGTGACCATCAAGCCCCTGCTGCCCTCCCAGGATCACAAGCGCCTGCTGGACGGCGATACCGGCCCCATGACCGGGGGTATGGGGGCCATCTGCCCCTACCCCCTGGCACCCGGCCTGATGACCGAGATCGTCGAACGGGTGCTCAAACCCCTGGTAGACGGTCTGCGGGCCGAAGGGATTGTCTACAAAGGGGTCATCTATGCCGGCCTGATGCTCACCGACGACGGGCCCAAGGTGCTGGAGTTCAACGCCCGCTTTGGCGACCCGGAGTGCCAGGCCATCCTGCCGCTTTTGGAGACCGACCTGGTGGAGCTGGCCCTGGCCGTGGTGGAGGGCCGCCTGCACGAGCTGGAAATCCGCTGGCGGGCCCAGGCCTCGGCCTGTGTGGTGATGGCCGCGCCCGGTTACCCCGACGACCCCCACAAAGGCTTGCCGCTCTCGCTGCCCCAGCTACCCCCGGAGCAGGTGCTGTACTTCCAGGCCGGAACCCGCCGGGGCCCGCAGGGGCTAGTTACCAACGGGGGCCGGGTGCTCAATGTGGTGGGTTTGGGGCGCGACTTGCGCGAGGCCATCGAGCGGGCCTATGCTGGGGTGGCTGCAGTCAAGTTCGAGCGGGCTATTTACCGACGGGATATTGGCCGGAAAGTGATTTGA
- a CDS encoding L-type lectin-domain containing protein codes for MKHFYPVVLSASILFLTACGGQTAPTPGPEPVAVCPAASWVLRGSAAQSAGRYNLTDQQTFLQGAIFSQTALDLRQDFDCSYQVFLGDNDEGADGIVYTWVSALPSEPYEGGEGLNIGFGQLTTAVLGVEMDTWQNDYDPLEDHIALLIPNRPGQDSGGQHHLAGDQVVTLSNLEDNREHTLRVVWNANSRRLRVFLDGTQRIEYTVPGSLGNSVFVGFTSGTGIAFNVHYVKP; via the coding sequence ATGAAGCATTTCTATCCTGTTGTCCTCAGCGCGTCCATCCTTTTTCTGACCGCCTGCGGTGGTCAGACTGCCCCCACCCCCGGGCCAGAGCCGGTGGCGGTATGCCCCGCTGCCTCATGGGTGCTGCGCGGGTCGGCAGCCCAAAGTGCCGGGCGTTACAACTTGACAGATCAACAGACGTTCCTCCAAGGGGCAATTTTTAGCCAGACCGCGCTTGATTTACGGCAAGATTTCGACTGCTCCTACCAGGTCTTTCTTGGGGACAACGACGAGGGAGCCGATGGCATCGTTTACACCTGGGTTTCGGCCCTCCCCTCCGAACCTTACGAGGGCGGCGAAGGTCTGAACATCGGCTTCGGGCAACTGACCACTGCTGTGCTGGGGGTCGAGATGGACACCTGGCAGAATGACTACGATCCCCTGGAGGATCACATCGCCCTCTTGATCCCGAACCGCCCAGGCCAAGATTCGGGGGGTCAGCACCATCTTGCGGGCGATCAGGTAGTTACGCTGAGCAACCTCGAGGACAACCGCGAACACACCTTGCGGGTGGTCTGGAACGCCAACAGTCGCCGCCTGAGGGTCTTCTTAGATGGAACCCAACGCATCGAATACACCGTGCCTGGCAGTCTCGGGAACAGCGTGTTCGTCGGGTTCACATCCGGGACGGGTATAGCCTTCAACGTTCACTACGTCAAACCTTGA
- a CDS encoding tetratricopeptide repeat protein: MIEVTLLGRLRISWRDHDLGLRGKTQCMVALLALHPQGLSRAELTELLWEEKGRGNLRQALYLLRQIEGVDTWLREEEERLWVLARHDLENPSLEQLRQPFWPDLPPRLPDSFLEWHELQRRKLEELRRERLWQATHEQPQQAAQYLRELLDIDPLHETAAQSLIRLETNRGNPQVALQVFEELRRRLKEELNTEPLESTLALVQSVRAGQTLPDSLTSGQLTLAQRLWRAKELLKGNWSASFWGEVLDADPFDIAEAEGYPAPANPPSTQPAVKKLLCGRIAAALERLHPDQSLLIAEQWLNARETDRALPWFLRAGQAALAANQYPLAERCFFFALWLSQPGAERLEALTGLSLIAETHNNLDLLEAACQELGRLARLIQDDLAFYQFHHRSANAYIRRGRPLLAIQEAEQALQVAHRLNRTDLQQSVSLTLGAARMAEGQLEAAEVALGYARHSEEPTIRLRALGNLGAVYGMQGRLELSLEYLEQALTLARASGKLAITASVLQNLAVTAEKMGRYSRAIEGFREALEVGRRMNDPRLEAFAFRNLALVYGLLGQLGAAWNTLSETLELTERINPSLHAQTLCLLGELESQLGQPQKALEHTLHAQELAQAAKDHRAVLSARLNVALIQQDWLQAETLLAELEAAKLHDLALRGRIELMLQSPDPKRLGLHLNYPFPETPYFGLLRHITQARLALLSFQPYHSAALEAMLEGQEFSICRTGHQVLAELYDREGLPAKASTVRAGLWALALRQSCGLPKTLREQFMATLFTVTPTD, translated from the coding sequence ATGATTGAAGTAACCCTTCTGGGCCGGTTACGCATCTCTTGGAGGGATCACGACTTGGGCCTAAGGGGGAAAACCCAGTGCATGGTGGCCTTACTGGCTTTGCACCCGCAGGGCCTAAGTCGTGCCGAACTGACCGAGCTGTTGTGGGAAGAGAAAGGCAGGGGCAACCTGCGCCAGGCACTGTACTTGCTGCGTCAAATCGAAGGGGTGGATACTTGGCTGCGCGAAGAGGAAGAGCGCCTATGGGTGCTGGCCCGCCACGACCTCGAGAACCCCAGCCTAGAACAATTGCGCCAACCCTTTTGGCCGGATTTGCCGCCCAGACTCCCCGACAGCTTTTTGGAATGGCACGAGCTACAGCGTCGCAAGCTGGAAGAACTGCGGCGCGAACGGCTGTGGCAGGCGACCCATGAGCAGCCTCAACAAGCCGCCCAGTATTTGCGTGAATTGCTGGATATTGATCCCCTTCACGAAACCGCCGCCCAATCCCTGATCCGTCTGGAGACCAACCGAGGCAACCCCCAGGTCGCCTTACAGGTCTTCGAGGAACTACGACGGCGGCTTAAGGAAGAGCTCAACACAGAGCCGCTGGAGTCTACCCTGGCCTTGGTTCAGTCGGTTCGGGCGGGGCAGACCTTGCCGGATAGCCTCACATCGGGGCAGCTCACCTTAGCCCAGCGGTTGTGGCGGGCCAAGGAATTACTGAAGGGTAACTGGAGCGCGTCATTCTGGGGCGAGGTACTAGACGCCGATCCATTCGATATCGCCGAAGCCGAGGGCTATCCCGCCCCGGCCAACCCACCCTCAACTCAGCCTGCCGTCAAAAAGCTGTTATGTGGCCGCATTGCAGCCGCCCTCGAGCGGCTTCACCCGGATCAAAGCCTGCTCATAGCCGAGCAGTGGCTTAACGCCCGCGAAACCGACCGAGCGCTGCCGTGGTTTTTGCGCGCAGGCCAAGCGGCATTAGCTGCGAACCAGTACCCGCTGGCCGAACGCTGCTTTTTCTTCGCCCTTTGGCTCAGCCAGCCCGGTGCAGAGCGACTCGAGGCACTGACGGGTCTCTCACTGATCGCCGAAACCCACAACAACTTGGATTTGCTCGAGGCGGCATGTCAGGAGCTGGGCAGGCTCGCCCGGCTAATTCAAGATGACCTGGCTTTTTACCAGTTCCACCATCGCAGCGCGAATGCCTACATCCGCAGGGGCCGCCCGCTCTTGGCCATACAAGAGGCCGAGCAGGCTTTACAAGTAGCCCACAGACTCAATCGCACCGATCTTCAGCAAAGCGTCTCCCTCACACTGGGGGCCGCCAGGATGGCCGAAGGGCAATTGGAAGCTGCTGAAGTCGCCCTCGGCTACGCCCGCCATAGCGAGGAACCCACCATCCGGTTGCGGGCCTTGGGTAACCTGGGGGCGGTATATGGGATGCAGGGTCGGCTCGAGCTGTCGCTGGAGTACCTGGAACAGGCCCTGACCTTGGCGCGGGCCAGTGGCAAGCTGGCCATCACCGCCAGCGTTCTGCAAAACCTGGCCGTCACCGCCGAGAAGATGGGCCGCTACAGCCGCGCCATCGAAGGTTTTCGGGAAGCTCTGGAAGTCGGAAGACGCATGAACGACCCGCGCCTAGAAGCCTTTGCGTTCCGCAACCTCGCGCTGGTATACGGTTTACTGGGACAACTGGGCGCTGCCTGGAACACCCTCAGCGAGACCCTCGAGCTCACCGAGCGTATCAACCCCAGCCTGCACGCCCAGACCCTCTGCCTGCTGGGTGAACTCGAGTCCCAGCTTGGCCAGCCCCAGAAAGCCCTGGAACACACCCTGCATGCCCAGGAGTTGGCCCAGGCTGCCAAAGACCACCGGGCCGTGCTCTCGGCTCGCCTAAATGTCGCCCTCATACAGCAAGATTGGCTCCAGGCCGAAACCCTACTGGCGGAGTTGGAGGCGGCCAAGTTGCATGACCTAGCCCTGCGGGGCCGGATCGAGCTGATGCTGCAAAGCCCAGACCCCAAGCGCTTGGGATTGCATCTAAACTACCCTTTCCCCGAAACACCTTACTTCGGGTTACTGAGACACATCACCCAGGCTCGCCTGGCCCTGTTGAGCTTTCAGCCCTACCACAGCGCGGCGCTTGAAGCCATGTTGGAAGGGCAAGAGTTTAGCATTTGCCGCACCGGACACCAGGTTCTAGCCGAGCTGTATGACCGAGAAGGCCTACCCGCCAAGGCTTCGACCGTGCGCGCGGGGCTATGGGCGCTGGCCCTTCGTCAGTCCTGTGGGCTTCCAAAAACCTTGCGAGAGCAGTTTATGGCCACTCTATTCACGGTTACGCCGACTGATTGA
- a CDS encoding DsrE family protein, which translates to MKEISRRWLLRVSALVGAASLMKAQANDRVEYSQFKKETPMAVVYHVDFGDPARFGQMLTNISNHLSVYDNDAFKIRIAVVAHGAGVHPFLKDLEGTPWSTIQYDREALFNRIKQLAQLSIEFYICEITFTRNNIPKDKLRPDDFIKWVPSGVGALGELQAKGYAYIKVG; encoded by the coding sequence ATGAAAGAAATTAGCCGCAGGTGGCTTCTCCGGGTGTCGGCGCTTGTAGGGGCTGCTTCTTTGATGAAGGCCCAGGCCAACGACCGCGTGGAATACAGCCAGTTCAAGAAAGAAACGCCGATGGCCGTGGTCTATCATGTGGACTTTGGCGACCCCGCCCGTTTCGGCCAGATGCTCACAAATATCTCCAACCACCTTTCCGTCTACGACAACGACGCCTTCAAGATCCGGATTGCCGTAGTGGCCCATGGAGCAGGGGTGCATCCGTTTTTGAAGGATCTGGAAGGAACCCCCTGGTCTACCATCCAGTATGACCGGGAAGCCCTTTTTAATCGTATCAAGCAGCTCGCCCAGCTAAGCATCGAGTTCTACATCTGCGAAATTACCTTTACCCGCAACAACATCCCCAAGGATAAGCTTCGCCCGGATGATTTCATCAAGTGGGTTCCTTCGGGGGTAGGGGCCTTGGGAGAGCTACAGGCCAAAGGCTACGCCTACATCAAGGTGGGGTAG